A section of the Bryobacteraceae bacterium genome encodes:
- a CDS encoding serine protease produces MKPRFLLLAALLLGGFFLGLAVLRRGAAPVRLATDAASPLWSGPATARGAGLNQDELNNIEIYKRAHDATVNITSTVYRQNWFLEIYPSRESGSGFFIDSQGRILTNNHVVSGRAPEIMVTLSDGRKYRATILYRDPSNDLALLKIDPRGPVKFLPLGDSDSLQVGQKVLAIGNPFGLQGTLTTGIVSSLGRDIADESGNELQGMIQTDAAINPGNSGGPLLDSSGNVVGINTAIYGPGANIGIGFAMPINRAKTMIEDYQANRRYGRPRLGVDVIYVRGDLAVELGLPPEGGLLIQNVAPGSAAEAAGLRGARRAVIIANYQIGIGGDLIMAIDGKPVDRLDALSRALARKRPGDKVELTLFRNGKRVNVTVTLGEAPTL; encoded by the coding sequence ATGAAACCGAGATTTCTCCTGCTGGCCGCCCTGTTGCTGGGCGGTTTCTTTCTCGGCCTCGCCGTGCTCAGGCGCGGCGCGGCACCCGTGCGGCTCGCCACGGATGCCGCCTCGCCCCTCTGGTCCGGCCCGGCGACGGCGCGGGGCGCCGGGCTCAACCAGGACGAGCTCAACAACATCGAAATCTACAAGCGCGCCCATGACGCCACGGTGAACATCACCAGTACCGTCTACCGCCAGAACTGGTTCCTCGAAATCTACCCCTCGCGCGAGTCCGGCTCCGGCTTCTTCATCGACAGTCAGGGCCGCATCCTCACCAACAACCACGTCGTCAGCGGGCGCGCCCCCGAAATCATGGTCACGCTCTCTGACGGCAGAAAGTACCGCGCCACCATCCTCTACCGCGATCCCTCCAACGACCTCGCTCTGCTCAAGATCGATCCCCGCGGCCCGGTGAAGTTCCTCCCGCTTGGCGACAGCGATTCGCTTCAGGTCGGCCAGAAGGTGCTCGCCATCGGCAACCCCTTCGGCCTTCAGGGCACGCTCACCACCGGCATCGTCTCCTCGCTCGGCCGCGACATCGCCGACGAGAGCGGCAATGAACTTCAGGGCATGATCCAGACCGACGCCGCCATCAACCCCGGCAACTCCGGCGGGCCGCTGCTGGACTCGAGCGGCAATGTCGTCGGCATCAACACGGCGATCTACGGGCCCGGCGCCAACATCGGCATCGGCTTCGCCATGCCCATCAACCGCGCCAAAACGATGATCGAGGACTATCAGGCCAACCGCCGCTACGGCCGCCCGCGCCTCGGCGTCGATGTCATCTACGTCCGCGGCGACCTCGCCGTCGAACTCGGTCTGCCGCCCGAGGGCGGGCTCCTCATCCAGAACGTCGCGCCCGGCTCGGCCGCCGAAGCCGCCGGCCTGCGCGGCGCCCGCCGCGCCGTCATCATCGCCAACTACCAGATCGGCATCGGCGGCGACCTCATCATGGCCATCGATGGCAAGCCCGTCGACCGCCTTGATGCCCTGTCCCGCGCCCTGGCCCGCAAACGGCCCGGTGATAAAGTGGAACTGACACTGTTCCGCAACGGCAAACGCGTCAACGTCACCGTCACCCTGGGGGAGGCGCCCACGCTATGA
- the coaE gene encoding dephospho-CoA kinase codes for MLRVGLTGGLASGKSFVGEALASLGCHLLKADELGHQLLMPGTEVYRRVVEAFGPSILDDAGRIQRRALASLVFADPARLARLNAIVHPAVIEEEERWMQCVAARDPHGIAIVEAAILIETGSYRRFDKIVLAVCPVEQQIERAMRRDGLSREEVLERLERQMPLDEKRKFADFIIDTSGEKEHTLIQVRRLYEELRRLAS; via the coding sequence ATGCTGCGCGTCGGCCTCACGGGCGGTCTGGCATCCGGCAAGAGCTTCGTCGGTGAAGCGCTGGCCTCGCTCGGCTGCCACCTGCTCAAGGCCGATGAGCTCGGCCACCAGCTCCTGATGCCGGGCACCGAAGTCTACCGCCGCGTCGTCGAAGCGTTTGGCCCCTCGATCCTCGACGACGCGGGCCGCATCCAACGCCGCGCCCTGGCCTCGCTCGTCTTCGCCGACCCGGCCCGGCTCGCCCGTCTCAACGCCATCGTCCATCCGGCTGTCATCGAGGAAGAAGAGCGCTGGATGCAGTGCGTCGCCGCACGGGACCCGCATGGAATTGCCATCGTCGAGGCGGCTATATTGATAGAGACCGGCAGTTACCGCCGTTTTGACAAAATTGTGCTTGCCGTTTGCCCGGTCGAGCAGCAGATTGAACGGGCAATGAGGCGCGACGGCCTCTCGCGCGAAGAGGTGCTGGAACGGCTGGAACGTCAAATGCCTCTCGATGAGAAGAGAAAATTCGCCGACTTCATCATCGACACCTCCGGCGAAAAGGAACACACGCTCATCCAGGTTCGCCGCCTGTACGAAGAGCTGAGGAGACTGGCTTCATGA
- the folD gene encoding bifunctional protein FolD — MARILDGKAIQQQILDELKPRIARLAAARRPPGLVAVLVGDNPASQLYVSSKVRTCRELGMYSEELRLPESATTEELLQHIELFNQREDIDGILVQMPLPRQIDSRRVLLAIRPDKDVDGFHPFNVGQLVANAPAPRACTPAGVMELLRRSGIEVAGAEAVVVGRSDIVGKPMALLLMHAHATVTICHSKTRDLPAVCRRADILIAAMGRPAFITAEFIRPGAIVVDVGINRITDRTEVERIARGAPAKLAAFEKNGSVLVGDVHPGDVATLASAYTPVPGGVGPLTIAMLMANTVECAEKRLG, encoded by the coding sequence ATGGCCCGCATCCTCGACGGCAAAGCCATCCAGCAGCAGATCCTCGATGAGCTCAAGCCGCGCATCGCCCGCCTGGCCGCCGCGCGCCGCCCGCCGGGCCTGGTGGCCGTTCTCGTCGGCGACAACCCGGCCAGCCAGCTTTACGTCTCCAGCAAGGTCAGGACCTGCCGCGAGCTCGGTATGTACAGCGAGGAGCTCCGCCTGCCGGAGTCCGCCACCACCGAAGAGCTGCTCCAACACATCGAGCTTTTCAACCAGCGCGAAGACATCGACGGCATCCTCGTTCAGATGCCCCTGCCGCGGCAGATCGACTCGCGCCGCGTGCTGCTCGCCATCCGCCCGGACAAAGACGTCGACGGTTTCCACCCGTTTAACGTGGGCCAGCTTGTCGCCAACGCCCCGGCGCCCCGCGCCTGCACGCCCGCGGGCGTCATGGAGTTGCTCCGCCGTTCTGGCATCGAAGTGGCCGGCGCGGAGGCCGTCGTCGTCGGCCGGTCCGACATCGTTGGCAAGCCCATGGCGTTGCTGCTGATGCACGCTCACGCCACCGTCACCATCTGCCACTCGAAGACCCGCGACCTGCCCGCAGTCTGCCGCCGCGCCGACATCCTCATCGCCGCCATGGGCCGGCCCGCCTTCATCACCGCCGAATTCATCCGCCCCGGTGCCATCGTTGTAGACGTCGGCATCAACCGCATCACCGACCGCACCGAGGTCGAGCGCATCGCCCGCGGCGCCCCCGCCAAGCTCGCCGCCTTTGAGAAAAACGGCAGCGTGCTGGTCGGCGACGTCCACCCCGGCGACGTCGCCACGCTCGCTTCCGCCTACACGCCCGTTCCCGGCGGCGTCGGGCCCCTCACCATCGCCATGCTCATGGCCAATACCGTCGAGTGCGCGGAGAAACGCCTCGGCTGA
- a CDS encoding beta-glucosidase, with protein sequence MRFCLLVLLLTAASAQERVPPYRDPRLSVEQRVADLLSRMTLEEKVAQTQALWQKKALIMDEKGQFAPAKAAAVLRHGMGQITRPSEKKGPREMAEFTNAIQRWVIENTRLGIPVMFHEECLHGHAAPKGTHFPQAIALASTWNPALVEEVFTAVAREVRARGARQALTPVLDLARDPRWGRVEETYGEDPYLTAQIGLACIRGFQGEGPALAKDRIFATLKHFAAHGQPEAGTNAGPVSVGERLLREQLLYPFEMGIRVGKAMSVMPSYNEIDGVPSHANRWLLGRVLRQEWGFQGFTVSDYEAIAQLATLHHVAADKDEAAVRALEAGVDTELPDMDAYGRLAELVRAGRISMETLDRAVARILRAKFLAGLFDDPYTDPDLAEKVTNCPAHRELARRAAREAIILLKNENNTLPLDASRLKTLAVIGPNADKVLLGGYSDDPGYFVTVLDGIREKVGSRVKVVHSEGCRITEPGGSWYKDEVKLPDPAADERRVAAAVEVARGADAVVLVLGGNEEVSREAWSATHLGDMDTLDLVGRQNELAQKIVALGKPVVVVLLNGRPYSIPWIAENVPAILEGWYLGQETGHAVADVLFGDYNPAGRLPVTIVRNVGQIPGYYSQKPSGRRGYLFSSKEPLFPFGWGLSYTKFEYSEPKLSQTTIGPGGETEVTVEVRNAGTRDGDEVVQLYIRDDVSSVTRPIQELKGFQRIHLKAGESRTVRFRITPAELSMLDLNMNRVVEPGTFTIMTGPNSRDLKSVKLTVTR encoded by the coding sequence ATGCGGTTTTGCCTGCTCGTTCTTCTACTGACTGCCGCCTCCGCCCAGGAGCGGGTCCCGCCCTACAGGGATCCCCGTCTGAGCGTGGAACAGCGGGTGGCGGACCTGCTGAGCCGGATGACGCTCGAAGAGAAGGTGGCCCAGACGCAGGCCCTGTGGCAGAAGAAGGCGCTGATCATGGATGAGAAGGGCCAGTTCGCGCCGGCCAAAGCGGCGGCGGTGCTGCGCCACGGCATGGGCCAGATCACGCGTCCGAGCGAGAAGAAGGGCCCGCGGGAGATGGCGGAATTCACCAACGCGATCCAGCGTTGGGTGATTGAGAACACGCGGCTCGGCATCCCGGTGATGTTTCATGAGGAGTGCCTGCACGGGCACGCAGCGCCGAAGGGAACGCATTTTCCGCAGGCCATCGCGCTGGCGAGCACCTGGAATCCGGCGCTGGTGGAGGAAGTGTTCACGGCGGTGGCGCGCGAGGTGCGCGCGCGGGGAGCGCGGCAGGCGCTGACGCCGGTGCTCGACCTGGCGCGGGATCCGCGGTGGGGGCGCGTGGAGGAGACCTATGGCGAAGACCCGTATCTGACGGCGCAGATCGGTCTGGCGTGCATCCGCGGCTTTCAGGGAGAGGGGCCGGCGCTGGCCAAGGACCGGATTTTCGCCACGCTGAAGCACTTCGCCGCCCACGGGCAGCCGGAAGCGGGCACAAATGCGGGCCCGGTCTCCGTGGGCGAGCGGCTGCTGCGGGAGCAGTTGCTGTATCCGTTTGAGATGGGCATCCGCGTGGGCAAGGCGATGAGCGTGATGCCCTCCTACAACGAGATCGACGGGGTGCCGTCGCATGCCAACAGATGGCTGCTCGGGCGCGTGCTGCGCCAGGAGTGGGGCTTCCAGGGATTCACGGTGTCCGACTACGAGGCGATTGCGCAACTGGCGACGCTGCACCACGTGGCGGCGGACAAGGACGAAGCGGCGGTGCGCGCGCTGGAGGCGGGCGTCGACACGGAACTGCCCGACATGGACGCTTACGGGCGGCTGGCGGAGCTGGTGCGCGCGGGGCGGATCAGCATGGAGACGCTGGACCGCGCGGTGGCGCGGATCCTGCGGGCGAAATTCCTCGCCGGTCTGTTCGACGATCCGTACACGGACCCGGATCTCGCCGAGAAAGTGACCAACTGCCCGGCGCACCGCGAGCTGGCGCGGCGGGCCGCGCGCGAAGCGATCATCCTGCTGAAGAACGAGAACAACACGCTGCCGCTGGACGCTTCGCGGCTGAAGACGCTCGCGGTGATCGGGCCCAACGCCGACAAGGTGCTGCTGGGCGGATACAGCGATGACCCGGGCTACTTCGTCACCGTGCTGGATGGGATCCGCGAGAAGGTGGGATCGCGTGTCAAAGTGGTGCACAGCGAAGGCTGCCGCATCACGGAGCCGGGCGGGAGCTGGTACAAGGACGAGGTGAAGCTTCCGGATCCGGCGGCAGACGAGAGGCGCGTGGCAGCGGCGGTGGAGGTGGCGCGCGGCGCCGACGCGGTGGTGCTGGTGCTCGGCGGCAATGAGGAGGTTTCGCGCGAGGCGTGGTCGGCCACGCATCTGGGTGACATGGACACGCTGGATCTGGTGGGGCGGCAGAATGAGCTTGCGCAGAAGATCGTGGCGCTGGGCAAGCCAGTGGTGGTGGTGCTGCTGAACGGCCGTCCGTATTCCATCCCGTGGATCGCCGAAAATGTGCCGGCCATTCTTGAAGGCTGGTATCTCGGACAGGAAACCGGCCACGCGGTGGCGGACGTGCTTTTCGGCGACTACAATCCGGCCGGGCGGCTGCCGGTGACCATTGTCCGCAACGTGGGACAAATTCCGGGATATTATTCCCAGAAACCCAGCGGAAGGCGTGGCTACCTTTTCTCGTCGAAGGAACCGCTTTTCCCCTTCGGGTGGGGGCTGAGCTATACGAAATTTGAATACTCCGAGCCGAAATTGAGCCAGACGACGATCGGGCCCGGCGGCGAAACTGAGGTGACGGTGGAGGTGCGCAACGCCGGCACGCGCGACGGGGACGAGGTGGTGCAGCTCTACATCCGGGACGATGTGAGCAGCGTGACGCGGCCCATCCAGGAGCTGAAGGGGTTCCAGCGGATTCACCTGAAAGCCGGCGAGAGCAGGACGGTCCGTTTCCGCATCACGCCGGCCGAGCTTTCGATGCTGGACCTGAACATGAACCGCGTGGTGGAACCGGGCACGTTCACCATCATGACCGGACCGAACAGCCGCGATCTGAAGAGCGTGAAACTGACGGTGACGCGCTGA
- a CDS encoding LacI family transcriptional regulator has product MSLEDVARRAGVSTATVSRVLNNLDVVKPSTRARVLKAIAELNYHPNLHARTLAGGRSNTIGMIASNLENPFFFDVFRSLEAEARGHGYEVVVAHTDYDPERLVRAVRLMIGRRVAGLAVVVSEMDSSLIDELKASRTPCVFYDVGKPQERMTNIRVNYRRGIERLVEYLHDLGHRRLAFVGHHSTLGPTSEREMAFLDSVKRFPEMEWRTQADRDCFEGGRMAAMRILSGGFQPTAIICVNDIMAVGVMRALRDRGLRTPEDVSVTGFDNIRLAEYCEPPLTTVHIPRDEIGRMAFAALIPDKDLPNVAGQEIVIEPEVVLRASTARAKH; this is encoded by the coding sequence ATGAGTCTGGAAGACGTGGCGAGGCGCGCCGGAGTCTCCACGGCCACCGTATCGCGTGTGCTGAACAACCTGGACGTGGTGAAGCCGTCCACGCGGGCGCGCGTACTGAAGGCGATCGCCGAACTGAATTACCATCCCAACCTGCATGCGCGGACCCTGGCCGGAGGCCGCAGCAACACGATCGGAATGATTGCTTCGAACCTGGAGAATCCGTTCTTCTTTGACGTCTTCCGGTCGCTGGAGGCGGAGGCGCGCGGGCACGGCTATGAAGTGGTGGTGGCCCATACGGACTACGACCCGGAGCGGCTGGTGCGCGCCGTGCGGCTGATGATCGGCCGGCGCGTGGCAGGACTTGCGGTAGTGGTTTCGGAGATGGACTCTTCGCTCATCGACGAGTTGAAGGCGTCGCGGACGCCGTGCGTCTTTTATGACGTAGGCAAACCGCAGGAGCGAATGACGAACATCCGCGTGAATTACCGGCGCGGAATTGAGCGGCTGGTGGAATATCTCCACGACCTTGGCCACCGCCGGCTCGCGTTCGTGGGCCATCACTCGACGCTTGGGCCGACGAGCGAACGGGAGATGGCATTCCTCGACAGCGTGAAGCGGTTCCCTGAAATGGAATGGAGAACGCAGGCGGACCGCGACTGCTTTGAAGGAGGGCGGATGGCCGCCATGCGAATCCTCTCCGGTGGCTTTCAGCCCACGGCGATCATCTGCGTGAACGACATCATGGCAGTGGGCGTGATGCGGGCGCTGCGCGACCGGGGGCTGCGGACTCCCGAGGACGTCTCGGTCACGGGCTTCGACAACATCCGTCTGGCCGAGTATTGCGAGCCGCCGCTGACCACCGTGCACATTCCGCGGGATGAGATCGGGCGGATGGCCTTCGCGGCACTGATCCCGGACAAGGATCTGCCGAACGTGGCCGGGCAGGAGATCGTCATCGAGCCCGAGGTGGTGCTCAGGGCCTCCACGGCCAGGGCAAAACACTGA
- the rifK gene encoding 3-amino-5-hydroxybenzoate synthase: protein MSDLAILGGQPVRRKPFPAWPQYSDTDLERLRRTVESRRWGGFPYPTPLAQEFCARFAEMHGARYALPVANGTVSLTAALMAADVRFGDEVIVPAYTWDGTATAVLAMGAVPVFADVDPDTYCLDVESARRAVTERTRAIIPVHLAMRFTDMDRLMELARAHGLKVIEDCAHAHGGAWRGRGAGSIGDIGSFSLQESKLMTAGEGGLLTTNSLEYYEALQTVINCGRASLTDRYGKRLLGLNYRMTDLQVALLFGQLERLPELRERRARNAALLESLIGGLPAVRLLPPQPEMTLPTMYCYVFQYRPAPDGPAPHRDLFVAAVEAEGVPCDGRFYEAVYRSDLFYATPENCAQLRSDYSQCRCPVAERAAYEEAVWLFQFCFLGGEEDIRDMARAIEKVCTNLERLAGADPSLAGVKAMGRAQRARFERNKNY from the coding sequence GTGAGTGACCTTGCCATTCTGGGCGGGCAGCCGGTCCGGAGGAAGCCGTTTCCGGCATGGCCCCAGTATTCCGACACCGACCTGGAGCGGCTACGGCGCACGGTGGAGAGCCGCCGGTGGGGCGGCTTTCCCTACCCTACGCCGCTGGCGCAGGAGTTCTGCGCTCGTTTTGCTGAAATGCACGGCGCCCGCTACGCGCTGCCGGTGGCCAACGGCACGGTCAGCCTGACCGCCGCGCTGATGGCGGCCGATGTACGTTTCGGCGATGAAGTGATCGTGCCGGCCTACACGTGGGACGGCACTGCGACGGCCGTGCTGGCCATGGGGGCGGTGCCCGTGTTTGCGGACGTCGATCCGGACACGTACTGTCTGGACGTGGAGAGCGCGCGCCGTGCGGTTACGGAGCGGACCCGGGCCATCATCCCGGTGCATCTGGCCATGCGGTTCACCGACATGGACCGGCTGATGGAGCTTGCCCGCGCCCACGGGCTGAAGGTCATCGAGGACTGCGCCCACGCGCACGGCGGCGCGTGGCGGGGCCGGGGGGCAGGCTCGATCGGGGACATCGGCTCGTTCTCGCTCCAGGAGAGCAAGCTGATGACCGCAGGCGAAGGCGGGCTGCTGACAACAAACTCCCTGGAATACTACGAAGCGCTTCAGACCGTGATCAATTGCGGGCGGGCGTCCCTGACGGACCGCTACGGCAAGCGGCTGCTCGGGCTGAATTACCGGATGACGGATCTTCAGGTGGCGCTGCTGTTCGGGCAACTGGAACGCCTGCCGGAGCTGCGCGAGCGGCGGGCGCGGAACGCGGCGCTGCTCGAGTCGCTCATCGGGGGGCTACCGGCAGTGCGGCTGCTGCCGCCGCAGCCGGAGATGACCCTGCCGACCATGTACTGCTACGTTTTTCAGTACCGCCCCGCGCCGGACGGCCCGGCGCCGCACCGCGACCTCTTTGTCGCCGCGGTGGAGGCCGAGGGCGTGCCCTGCGACGGGCGCTTCTACGAGGCGGTTTACCGCAGCGATCTGTTCTACGCGACGCCCGAAAACTGCGCGCAGCTCCGCAGTGACTATTCGCAATGCCGCTGTCCGGTGGCGGAGCGCGCAGCGTATGAAGAGGCCGTCTGGCTGTTCCAGTTCTGCTTTCTTGGGGGCGAGGAGGACATACGCGACATGGCGCGGGCAATCGAGAAGGTGTGCACGAATCTGGAGCGGCTGGCGGGAGCGGATCCTTCGCTGGCCGGCGTGAAAGCGATGGGGCGGGCGCAGCGGGCGCGTTTCGAGCGCAATAAAAATTACTGA
- a CDS encoding phosphoglucosamine mutase, with amino-acid sequence MRRLFGTDGIRGVAGQEPLDARTVFAFGRALGEWACRHPERRVLIGRDTRASGPELAALVAAGVQESGAEPHFAGVVTTPAVAYLTRTGPFSAGVMISASHNPWRDNGLKVIAHDGYKLPDSEELELEKRILEIRDLIRENPGGISLKEDDSLAARYEQFLAGCGAELADLPVVLDCAHGAAYRLGPELFRALGARVTELACSPDGRNINDGCGALHVEALRQRVLSEGAAFGAAFDGDADRCILVSASGRILDGDHILLIGAKAIRPRAVVATVMSNLGLERALAMHGIGLLRTAVGDRYVLEEMLRQDLPLGGEQSGHVIFRQYATTGDGLLTALRAAAIAREAGASFDELTREFTVYPQRLVNVRFREKKPLDQLASVQCEIRETEQEFGPAGRVLVRFSGTEPLARVMVEGPDAARVEFRARRIAAAIEAELGSAAG; translated from the coding sequence ATGCGCAGACTCTTCGGCACCGACGGCATCCGCGGCGTGGCAGGACAGGAGCCGCTGGACGCGCGGACTGTTTTCGCTTTCGGTCGCGCCCTCGGCGAGTGGGCATGCCGCCACCCGGAACGGCGCGTCCTCATTGGGCGCGATACGCGCGCTTCCGGGCCCGAACTGGCTGCGCTGGTGGCCGCAGGCGTGCAGGAGAGCGGAGCAGAGCCCCATTTTGCGGGTGTCGTCACCACCCCGGCCGTAGCATACCTGACCCGGACCGGTCCCTTCTCGGCGGGTGTGATGATTTCGGCGTCCCACAATCCCTGGCGCGATAACGGCCTGAAGGTCATCGCCCACGACGGCTACAAATTACCGGACTCCGAGGAGCTGGAGCTCGAGAAAAGAATTCTGGAAATCCGCGATTTAATCAGGGAAAATCCGGGTGGAATTTCGCTGAAAGAGGACGATTCTCTGGCGGCCCGATACGAACAGTTCCTTGCCGGTTGCGGCGCGGAGCTGGCGGATCTTCCGGTCGTGCTGGATTGCGCCCACGGCGCCGCGTACCGTCTGGGGCCGGAGCTGTTCCGCGCGCTCGGCGCCCGCGTCACCGAACTGGCCTGCTCGCCGGACGGCCGCAACATCAACGACGGCTGCGGCGCCCTGCACGTGGAGGCGCTGCGGCAGCGGGTCCTGAGCGAAGGCGCCGCGTTTGGCGCCGCCTTTGACGGCGACGCCGACCGCTGCATCCTTGTCAGCGCCTCCGGCCGCATCCTCGATGGCGACCACATCCTGCTCATCGGCGCCAAGGCGATCCGGCCCCGCGCCGTCGTCGCGACGGTGATGTCCAACCTGGGCCTGGAGCGCGCCCTCGCCATGCATGGCATCGGCCTCCTTCGCACCGCCGTGGGCGACCGATACGTGCTCGAGGAAATGCTGCGGCAGGACCTGCCTCTCGGCGGCGAGCAGAGCGGCCATGTCATCTTCCGGCAATATGCGACCACCGGCGACGGCCTGCTGACGGCCCTGCGCGCCGCTGCCATCGCCCGCGAAGCCGGAGCCTCCTTTGATGAGCTGACGCGCGAGTTCACCGTTTACCCCCAGCGGCTGGTGAACGTGCGCTTCCGCGAAAAGAAACCGCTCGATCAGCTCGCCTCCGTCCAGTGCGAGATCCGCGAGACAGAGCAGGAGTTCGGCCCGGCAGGCCGCGTGCTGGTCCGCTTCTCCGGTACGGAGCCGCTGGCGCGCGTCATGGTGGAGGGACCGGACGCCGCACGCGTCGAGTTCCGCGCCCGCCGCATCGCGGCTGCCATTGAGGCCGAACTCGGCAGCGCCGCGGGCTAG
- a CDS encoding membrane protein, with protein sequence MPEQWNEILSAAPRLTFTSALDILLVATLIYQALLLVRGRRAASVLFGVTIVFGVYALAVFVGLTVLRSVLEALAPYTAFALIVMFQNEIRRLFTRIGERKWAGFGGRVESREVADEIVLAVSHLASHKIGALIVIEGEVGLRTFIESGVPIDARVTRDLLLAIFQPGGPLHDGAAIIQGGRLAAASCFLPLTMNPELSRVLGTRHRAAIGISEDSDCLAIVVSEERGVISVAQGGELESDVTPERLAERLSQPARFARPAIRAEKEGARR encoded by the coding sequence TTGCCTGAACAGTGGAACGAAATTCTGAGCGCTGCGCCACGTCTTACCTTCACCAGCGCGCTCGACATCCTGCTGGTCGCCACGCTGATTTATCAGGCCCTGTTGCTCGTCCGCGGCCGCCGCGCGGCCAGTGTTCTGTTTGGCGTCACGATCGTTTTCGGAGTGTATGCGCTCGCCGTTTTTGTCGGACTTACGGTATTGCGCTCGGTGCTGGAGGCGCTGGCCCCTTACACGGCTTTCGCGCTGATTGTGATGTTTCAGAACGAAATCCGGCGCCTGTTCACGCGCATCGGCGAACGAAAATGGGCCGGTTTTGGCGGGCGCGTGGAATCTCGCGAAGTGGCTGACGAAATCGTGCTCGCCGTGTCGCATCTCGCCAGCCACAAAATCGGGGCGCTGATCGTGATCGAGGGGGAGGTGGGCCTGAGAACGTTTATCGAAAGCGGCGTGCCCATTGATGCACGGGTGACGCGCGACCTGCTGCTGGCCATCTTCCAGCCCGGCGGGCCGCTGCATGACGGGGCGGCCATCATCCAGGGCGGTCGGCTCGCCGCCGCAAGCTGCTTTCTGCCGCTGACGATGAATCCCGAGCTCTCGCGCGTGCTCGGCACGCGCCATCGTGCGGCCATCGGCATCAGTGAAGACAGCGACTGCCTGGCGATCGTCGTCAGCGAAGAGCGCGGCGTCATCAGCGTCGCCCAGGGCGGGGAGCTCGAATCAGACGTGACGCCCGAACGGCTGGCCGAAAGACTCAGCCAGCCGGCCCGGTTTGCCCGCCCGGCCATCCGGGCGGAAAAAGAAGGGGCGCGGCGATGA
- a CDS encoding DNA-3-methyladenine glycosylase I: MNPQGRLIQGPDGRWRCWWCGADADYMAYHDSEWGVPVHDDIRLFEKICLEGFQAGLSWLTILRKREAFRRAFAGFDFRVLAGWGEAEIERLMHEPGIVRHRGKIASVLNNARRACELMETEDSLAGYLWSFAGRPPRELAGELKRRGWTFVGPTTIESLMQAAGMVDAHEPGCWRRGGYTAAQRPSD, translated from the coding sequence ATGAATCCGCAGGGGAGGCTGATCCAGGGCCCCGACGGGCGCTGGCGGTGCTGGTGGTGCGGCGCGGACGCCGATTACATGGCCTATCACGACAGCGAATGGGGCGTGCCCGTTCACGACGACATCAGGCTGTTTGAAAAGATCTGCCTGGAGGGCTTCCAGGCCGGGCTGAGCTGGCTCACGATTCTGCGCAAGCGTGAAGCGTTCCGCCGCGCCTTCGCCGGCTTCGACTTCCGCGTGCTGGCCGGCTGGGGCGAGGCGGAAATCGAACGCCTGATGCACGAGCCGGGCATCGTCCGCCATCGCGGCAAGATCGCCTCCGTCCTGAACAACGCGCGCCGTGCCTGCGAACTCATGGAGACTGAAGATTCGCTGGCTGGCTACCTTTGGTCGTTCGCCGGACGCCCGCCCCGGGAGCTGGCGGGCGAACTGAAACGCCGCGGCTGGACCTTTGTCGGCCCAACCACGATCGAGTCCCTGATGCAGGCCGCCGGAATGGTGGACGCACACGAACCCGGCTGCTGGCGCCGCGGCGGATATACCGCTGCGCAGCGCCCGTCGGATTGA
- a CDS encoding nitroreductase, with product MSLREALEKRRSTREYSGSPLAMQELAALLWAAQGITSPGGLRTAPSAGAVYPIKSYVFAARVQGLPAGFYSFDPELRSLSLLSKGDRLKRLAKACGGQQCVEQCAAGLLLTAWYGRLRKEFGETAESLALLEAGHIGQNWHLAAAALGLGSVSIGKIDAAALKLLLPIPDDEHPLYLVIAGKK from the coding sequence ATGAGCCTGCGCGAAGCGCTCGAAAAGCGCCGCAGCACGCGGGAGTACTCCGGGTCCCCTTTGGCGATGCAGGAGCTGGCGGCCCTGTTATGGGCGGCGCAGGGGATCACCTCGCCCGGAGGGCTGCGGACGGCTCCCTCGGCCGGGGCGGTGTATCCCATCAAGAGCTACGTATTCGCTGCACGCGTCCAGGGACTGCCGGCAGGGTTCTACTCTTTCGATCCAGAGCTGAGATCGCTGAGCCTGCTTTCGAAAGGGGACCGGCTGAAGCGGCTGGCAAAGGCCTGCGGCGGACAGCAGTGCGTGGAGCAGTGCGCGGCGGGGCTGCTTCTGACGGCCTGGTATGGCAGGCTGCGCAAAGAGTTCGGCGAAACGGCGGAATCGCTGGCGCTGCTCGAGGCGGGCCACATCGGCCAGAACTGGCACCTGGCTGCGGCGGCGCTGGGGCTGGGCTCGGTAAGCATCGGCAAGATCGACGCCGCCGCGCTGAAGCTGCTGTTGCCGATCCCTGACGACGAGCACCCTCTCTACCTGGTGATCGCCGGCAAGAAGTAA